In Indicator indicator isolate 239-I01 chromosome 16, UM_Iind_1.1, whole genome shotgun sequence, one genomic interval encodes:
- the LINS1 gene encoding protein Lines homolog 1, whose translation MKIPLLQQMYKDVLVGIPLAQESHHYTSLLNLCVDQPPERDESCNWMHLPSPNGGIGSHQDTDTSDVVVPTADDISNSFANMNSFCQREVMLLQLTLLKTVVARAESQEIEFSVRQKYCEIIVLLLTGTKIDSKLVCLLGSHDQLLSHMASKCLASLVYFQLKKENTLNVTWFAFSLQTLSGCAVNAQAAGCLWTLAAVINSVLKNEVLLKAGVLKKLLAPLDAVLEEFYNSILFHHFDSHQYTSPYSEAANSLISFLDLLQALLASRNELELLRCQRVLFLKVSHVLNIICSSVHYLIKKKFIMLLKKCVLYKSREDATSESLFSQTPSLYEDTLALSNAVLQVVDLSWLNRIPLREKASYFGSSDPAPGDVLQGGSDQTALRALSLVVLKALEFKFQNAASEAEVKGNVQSSMSQLLMFWRSHLKSSLQSHPVVHQCEWLSLIFIEQDDDMWEAAKALLLIYLKFDRLRSDAADSLSQKNEGTWNFLTHASGFNPHCIFLFFLEKIAFDSTVLLDFLISSETCFLEYLVRYLKLVKKDWHQFVEACSHFDTKHHTFQSVSSSIKTPYEEKQSCMTDESLQNACCEPETQTLRSLTASHSCLVFTTEQGDNEVAESNSLIYSDSTSLLGSLQSLVDYDSSEDSELESDGKECLVNTKQVPSNNEDERGETGCNYTDDKQNTLRSEVLPLKQKESNTSSCWTCVLSSDNIPLRIMLYQSTKCLEELQKAISRLQRRNLFPYNPSALIKLLSHVEKINKNVNPQ comes from the exons ATGAAGATCCCTCTTCTGCAGCAGATGTATAAGGATGTACTGGTAGGCATTCCACTGGCACAGGAAAGCCATCATTACACCTCTTTACTCAATCTGTGTGTTGACCAGCCACCAGAAAGAGATGAATCATGTAATTGGATGCATCTGCCATCTCCTAATGGTGGTATTGGGAGCCATCAGGACACTGATACGTCAGATGTGGTTGTCCCTACAGCAGATGATATATCAAACAGCTTTGCAAACATGAACTCATTCTGTCAGCGAGAAGTGATGCTGCTTCAGTTAACCTTGCTCAAGACAGTGGTTGCTAGAGCAGAATCCCAGGAAATTGAATTCAGTGTGAGACAGAAGTACTGTGAAATCATAGTCCTTCTTCTGACGGGGACAAAAATTGACTCTAAATTG GTTTGTCTGCTAGGTAGTCATGATCAGCTGTTGTCTCACATGGCTTCAAAATGTTTAGCATCTCTGGTATATTTCCAGCTGAAGAAAGAG aacacaTTAAATGTCACCTGGTTTGCCTTCAGCTTGCAGACTCTTTCAGGGTGCGCTGTGAATGCCCAGGCAGCAGGATGTCTCTGGACTCTAGCAGCTGTTATCAACAGTGTGCTGAAAAATGAGGTTTTACTAAAAGCAG GTGTTCTGAAGAAGCTGTTGGCTCCTCTTGATGCTGTGCTTGAAGAATTTTATAACTCCATTCTCTTCCATCATTTTGACAGTCACCAATATACTTCTCCTTATTCTGAAGCTGCAAACAGTTTGATCAGTTTTTTAGATCTACTTCAAGCACTTTTGGCTTCCAGAAATGAATTAGAACTGCTCAGATGCCAGAGAGTATTGTTTTTGAAAGTTTCTCATGTCCTGAACATCATTTGCTCATCAGTTCACTATTTAATCAAGAAGAAGTTCATTATGCTTCTTAAAAAATGTGTCCTTTACAAGTCTAGAGAAGATGCAACGAGTGAATCACTGTTCTCACAAACTCCATCACTATATGAGGATACGCTTGCTCTGAGTAATGCTGTTCTGCAGGTTGTGGATTTGTCTTGGCTTAATAGGATCCCACTGAGGGAAAAGGCCAGCTACTTTGGAAGCAGTGATCCTGCTCCTGGAGATGTTCTTCAGGGTGGTTCTGACCAAACTGCTCTCAGAGCCTTAAGTTTGGTTGTGCTTAAAGCACTGGAATTCAAGTTTCAGAACGCTGCTTCAGAAGCTGAAGTCAAAG gaaatgtTCAGAGTTCCATGTCCCAGCTGTTGATGTTCTGGAGGAGTCATTTGAAGTCTTCCCTGCAGTCTCACCCAGTTGTACATCAGTGCGAATGGCTCTCCTTGATTTTCATAGAGCAAGATGACGACATGTGGGAAGCTGCTAAAGCTTTATTactcatttatttaaaatttgaTAG GTTACGGAGTGATGCTGCTGACAGCTTAAGCCAAAAAAACGAGGGAACCTGGAACTTCCTTACCCATGCAAGTGGATTTAATCCTCACTGcatcttcttattttttctagAAAAAATTGCATTTGATTCCACAGTACTTCTAGATTTTTTGATTTCCTCAGAAACTTGCTTTCTGGAGTACTTGGTGAGGTACTTAAAGCTTGTTAAAAAAGACTGGCATCAGTTTGTAGAGGCCTGTAGCCATTTTGATACCAAGCATCACACTTTTCAATCAGTTTCTTCTTCCATCAAGACACCttatgaagaaaagcaaagctgtaTGACTGATGAGAGTTTGCAAAATGCTTGTTGTGAACCAGAAACACAAACTCTAAGATCTTTGACTGCTTCTCACAGTTGCTTAGTGTTTACAACAGAGCAAGGTGATAATGAAGTTGCAGAGTCTAACTCATTGATATACAGTGATAGTACATCTCTGCTGGGTTCTCTTCAAAGCCTTGTTGATTATGACAGCTCAGAAGATTCAGAATTAGAATCAGATGGGAAAGAGTGTTTGGTAAACACAAAGCAGGTGCCTTCAAATAATGAAGACGAGAGGGGGGAAACTGGTTGCAACTACACAGATGATAAACAGAATACACTCAGGTCTGAAGTGTTGCCTTTGAAACAAAAGGAATCTAATACCTCATCCTGTTGGACTTGTGTGTTGTCTTCAGATAACATTCCCCTGAGAATAATGCTTTACCAATCAACAAAATGTCTGGAAGAACTGCAAAAAGCTATTTCTAGGTTGCAGAGAAGAAATCTTTTCCCATACAATCCATCTGCATTGATAAAACTCTTGAGCCATGTTGAGAAGATCAATAAGAATGTGAATCCACAATGA